The following proteins are encoded in a genomic region of Glycine max cultivar Williams 82 chromosome 18, Glycine_max_v4.0, whole genome shotgun sequence:
- the GSTU60 gene encoding tau class glutathione S-transferase, with amino-acid sequence MASSQEEVTLLGVIGSPFACRVKIALKLKGVEYKYVEENLANKSDLLLKSNPVHKKVPVFIHNEKPIAESLVIVEYIDETWKNNPILPSDPYQRALARFWSKFIDDKIVGAAWNAVFTVDEKEREKNVVETYEALQFLENEIKDKKFFGGEEVGLVDIAGVYIAFWVPLIQEIAGLELLSSEKFPKLYKWSQEFVNHPIVKEGLPPRDPVFAFFKGRYESLSASR; translated from the exons ATGGCTTCAAGTCAGGAAGAGGTGACTCTTTTGGGAGTAATTGGAAGCCCATTTGCTTGCAGGGTGAAGATTGCCCTTAAGTTGAAGGGAGTTGAATACAAATATGTGGAAGAAAATTTGGCCAACAAGAGTGATTTGCTTCTCAAATCCAACCCAGTTCACAAGAAAGTTCCAGTTTTTATTCACAATGAGAAGCCCATAGCAGAGTCTCTTGTGATTGTTGAGTACATTGATGAGACATGGAAGAACAACCCCATCTTGCCTTCTGATCCTTACCAAAGAGCCTTGGCTCGTTTCTGGTCCAAATTCATTGATGACAAG ATTGTGGGTGCTGCATGGAATGCTGTTTTCACGGTTGATGAGAAAGAGCGTGAGAAGAATGTTGTAGAAACATATGAGGCTCTGCAGTTTCTTGAGAATGAGATCAAGGACAAGAAATTCTTTGGAGGAGAAGAGGTTGGGTTGGTAGATATAGCTGGTGTCTACATAGCATTTTGGGTCCctttgattcaagaaattgCAGGGTTGGAGCTATTAAGCAGTGAGAAATTTCCTAAGCTTTACAAGTGGAGCCAAGAATTTGTGAACCATCCAATTGTCAAAGAAGGTCTTCCCCCTAGAGACCCAGTTTTTGCCTTTTTCAAAGGACGCTATGAAAGCCTTTCTGCTTCAAGATAG